The DNA window CAGAACTTCCATTTATACTTTCCATTCTAAATTTGATAGTGGATCTTGAAAAGAGGTGAAATCTGAATAATAATTAGTTAAACtccaaaacatatataaaaatagcCAGATAAATCGAAAAGATACCTTGTACACACGAAACTGTTTAGTTCCTTCCTTGTCTTGaatagaaattattattttagctCTTTCACATTGAGGTTTTGCTGATTTCTCAGCGACAGTCTCTGAAGCATCGTTTACTAAAAGTGAACTGCTGTATTCTCTTATAACAGATTCTTCCACAGCTCGCAGCACATCTACACCTGATTTTGCAAGTGTTTCCAGTTCTTGCTTCTTTAACCTACATTCGTTATTCATATGTTACTCGCAGAAATGGACGCTTATAGCCATGACTGACGAATAAATGCATGGTcctttaattataattacagCTTGAATTtcattcaaatattttttgGCCACACAATTTGTAGCTGATAAGTAATAACTGCTGTCTTACCAAATCATACGATGTCCCTCGGGCTCATAGCTTCTCTGCTCAATTAGATTGAGCAGTGCATAAAGCTTAAATGCAGAATAAAACACCCACCAAGTTTGCTAAGGTTAATTATTACACTTTACACTGTATTTCAGAGTCCAGTGCTTTAATACTACTCAAAATTAAGATAGGATAGAAAAACAGAAGTTGCATTGTCACCAAGGAGTTGGTCCACCTTCATACCAAAAAAAAGTGCAAAAAATAGGATATGCAATATGATCGAGTCAAAGAACACAAGGAGTCAATACTGATATTATGTTTGATGGTGATGGATAATGAGTCGATGACTTGAagacttggattttttttatttcataaactaaaactatatatatacagACACGCATTGCATTTATAGCGTCTAACTATGCCCACTGCAACTATTCTGCCTAAGATTTGATCTAGACTTGTATAAACTTAAATGAAATCCGTAATAAAAGAGAGCTGAGTGGTACGGAAAAGCAAGGACATCTATGCTAAAGCTGGCCAACTTAACCGAGAAAAAAGTTTACTTCTAGATGCATTCAGGTATTGCAAGCGGAATGCCAAGAAAGTAAACCGTCATAGTCTTTAGATTAAGGAACCCGCAGATTATACAGGAAATAGAGTTTCATTCTTTCAGATATGAATCTGCTGTAAATTTAGTAACCAATTATGATGAGCACTAAATAATTTAGCACAGCAGAAAATTATTACAAAACTAATGAAACATCCCTACTGTAGTAAGTCTACTAGAGGATTGAGCTGATAATTTTCTTAATCAAGGAAGGGTTTGTTTTCAGGTAATCTTAATCGAACAGAAATAATTATGGCGAATGACTAGCAAATGCAGATAGCTActcatattataataaataaactataaatttaaagGGGGCAAATAATCCCCTTGCATATAGCATGACATTGTCAAATAACTAGCTATTCTACCTCAACAAACCGTTATTAAAACTTCAACAAATGCTTCATATAATACCTCAACTCCTTTATAGTCGAGTCCTCACCAAGCCGATTTTCAAAATCATGCGAAATGGGCGGAGGAGGTAGCCAATCATCTTCTTCAACCTTTTTACCTTCAATTATTTGCaattcatcatcatcttcatcatccACTTTCCCAacctaaaaattcaaattacaaCCTAACTCAGTTTTCCTTCGTTTCagatatctaaataaataaatataaacaaaaatcatCTCACAGATTTCAAATTCTTGACAGTTTTCCTCCGTTTCGGGTAACTAACTGGCGACTTATCAGGACCATCATCTAAAGCAAAATTCAAACCTTCTAATTAACCCagaattaagaaatttaagcagACAAAATATAACAGAAACGCACCGTCTAGGATTACAATATCGCGAGGCTGTACGCGCCTGTAATCGAACAAGGGTTCCAGTTCTTCAGTGATTTCCGGctgaaaataattgaaaaaaaccGCAACTGTAAATTTAATACAGATAGcaaaaaaacaaaaccctaGCTGATTATGAAGTAATGAAAACAGAGAGCAAGAGAGTTACTCACCATTAATAAAAGCTTCAAGAATCTGTGCTAATTTGaggttaatttaaatttggcAGCGACGATTGACTTTTGATTTGTGTGGGAgttttgattttggttttgaATGTAAAGCGTACTTAACACACTTCATCTTATGGTTTCGCGGGTTTTGATTCCCTTCTCGTTTTATTAGAACTGGCATTTCGTTAATTTAATGGGCCAGTCTTTTTAGGCCTGGCATTACAAATAGGAAAAGAGTTTTGAGGAAATTACGCCATTTAccgaaaaaatgaaaataattacaaaattacatATTGACtttctatatttataaaaatattaataatatttacaaaagtacaaaaaaataaaaaaaatatcaaacatacggtgtatactgtgggtataatgtcagtatactaataaactaacattatatcaacattatatcaacagtataccaaaattatatcaacattatacatactgagattttattaatattaaataaaaatttaccaaaattacatcaaatcgtatattaaaaattaaactaataatatatcaaaattataccaacagtataccaagagtgaacatatcaaaatatactgaaattttattattacatcaacattacaccacatcgcatattaaatattaaccgaacaatatactaaaattataccaacaatatacaaattctctagttcattaccaactatagtgaaaaatacatataaaaaaattatacatgttatcaactagaaaatatatataaaaatttataatcaatatactaaaaatatactgaaattataccaataataaaccaaatattatttttaaattatctgatttatagttttaatattccaaaattatatcataattataccgacattatacaaatagtacttttgtaattaattttcattttttggtacttttgtaattaattttaaatcagtcgtatttttgtaaataaaaaaagtttacaggtacttttgtaaatatttttaaaattttaggtacttttgtcatcatCCCAAGAGTTTTTTAGACAACTGCCTTTTAAACATTCAAATATTCTCAACAATACCTGTTGACTAAAGTTAATTGATATTTACCGTTTGACTAAAAAATAGACTTTATGTTCTGAAAAATACGATTTCTCCAAAAGATAATAGACCTCTTCTAAAATCACAAAGCCAATATTAGCACCGATTTTAAAGcgatttatttcaaatttaattaattggagCTTGGGTTTTGTAATCAGTAACGAATATGGCGATGTGGTAAGGTCTGTAAACAAAATTTTGGGTTTGGATGGTGATGTCGAATCGCAGGAAGAATTTGCACAGAAGAATTTCTATTTCAAATTTGTATTAGTTGTTGTTGAAGTTTTTTGGGGTTTGAAAGCTTGGGTCTTGTTATAATGGGATTGAAGAAACCCCTATGGTTTAAGTTTACAGAGTGTACTCAAGAACGCTGTCAACTTTTTGCTTGTAAGAAGATTAAGGAGGACGGCGTCGTCTTGCTTCAACATGAAATCGTGTTGGGCAATCTTTATTAGCAGATTCACCCCTCACAAAATCAACCACCCTGTCGAAAGGGATAAGGGCAAGTCTGTCTATATTTTCACGCCAGCCTTCAATCTTGGACGAGACGAGATCATCTGCTGAAAATTCCGGAGATGGAGGACTCTGAACTAGGAGAGACAATCTCTCGTCCCATCTCGCCATCTTACCAACCTTGAGTAACCTATTACtatcaaatttaaattgaaatgtttagaACTGGTACAATTTACTATAactttactaacaatttactaaacCCAGAAAATGGTAGCCTCATTTCTAATGTCTTTATTTACGTTGTCTGCTTTTAATATTACTGCCATGTTGTTTGGAATATGATAGAATCATAAAATTGAGCAGTGGACCCAAAGCACTATGGATTACAATGAATGTTAGTAGTTAGAAAAGCTCAAAACTCCGGTTTCATTCATCTCTTGCTGCAACTTGGAACATATTATTTTGCTCCTCCTTATTATAAATATCATAATCTGCATTACATTTCTCTTCACTCCTCACCATTTCATACTACAACACATTATCATGGACTCTGGGCATAAGTGTGCGGCTTGCTTAGGCAATTCAACAAAATGGAGCATTTAGTGGAACACATGGGAATCTCATATAAAAAGGTAGCCTCATTTTGTCTTTTTGTTGCATTAAATCAACTTTGAGTAAACTattatatgtaaaataaattttattggttaacttttagaaatttattaaaaacaaattatagataTTTATTGGTCATCTTTAGATTACTTAATAGTTGAAAGTGTAACCTATTAGTTAAAATATTAGGTAACTATTTAGTAAACCTTTAATAACCTAttaacaaacataaagcaatactATCccgatttaaattgttttattatcggCGAATATTAGAAAAACTATTAGTAAACATTTTTTGGAAACTTTGGATATCTTAATAGtacacatatttttaaaatatattgatacTAAATTGTTGAATCTTGGGATATATATTAGTTTCCATTAGATAACCTGTTCGTAAACACttaaaattctataaataaatagtaaaaatatccTTACATAACttgatttagtattttaatttttataaatttaatagttgtttagtaaactgttagtgaacttgcagtaaactatattaatttttctttataaaaaattattggtaGCTATTTGGTAATCTAATAGTAAACTTTTAATAAAACTTTATATAATATACTAACAACAGTAGTAATTGTTTACTGGTTGTAATTGACATTTAGTAATCTATTAAGATACTTTGAGTAAcctattagtaaatttatagcAATGTTAAAAggatgtaaaataaattttattggtTAACTTTTAGAAATCTATTAGAAAACTTTAGAGATATTTATTGGTTATTTTTGAATTGCTTAATAGTTGAAAGTGTAACCTATCCGTAAAAGTATTTGGTAACCATTTAGTAAACCTTTAGTAACCTAttaacaaacataaagcaatactatccagatttaatttttttactattagtaaaccaacaataaaatcattacaactataaattacaaaataaaatcacaaaacataACGGGTTTGATTTTTCTCTTTCAAGTGGAGACTCCATTTTTCTTCCGATTCGAATCTCTCTGTTGTAGCATTATTGGAACGAAGAGTTTCATTGAGTTGTGACTCCATGCTCTTAATTTTTGCCTACGTCAAAGAGTGAGTTTAAAACATCATGATGTATTTTACTAATGGTATACTGTCGGtatacttaaaaatcaaattactattttttatttttaaattaaaaaatattaaaataaaatattatttaatctattaaaattattggtgtaccattagtaaaTCATTGGTTAACCACCTACAAAATCATTACAGATACACaagtgaaaaaataaattacataaaaatcaagagcatcatcaaaaaataattataaatttaccaatgATTTACTCAAGTTTTACTAATGGTactactaaaattaaatttattggtcTACTATTAATAAACTATTAGTAAACCGACAACAGAATCATTACAAccataaattacaaaataaaatcacaaaacataacaaaatcattaataatattaataaaatcaccATCCAAAGCCACCGAACAGATCACCGAGACCAAAAACAAAAGTGTtataacatttgttttaaaatgcaaaaaagtaGACTGAAGTGTGAAAAGaagaattaatattaaaaaaaatgattaaaaattacgcaaatgaaaaaaataaaaataaagcttGGATAGTAGTCAGCAACCAACCTTTCCAATCAAATATATACATTTTCTGCAGTTAAATGGCCATCCTACCAAAACATCTACTTCTCCGTCGTCGAAGCACCAAGCATTGGCACTAAAAGTCGGCGTCTAAGCACCAAACAGTAGCACTAAGAGTTGGCGTCAATTTTTCATCAACTGTTTCATCACAGGAACAGTTGATTTCATCTTCGGGAACTCCGCCGTCGTTTACAAGACTGCGACATCCACGCTCGTCGGCCCAATTCCGGCCAGAAAAACATGGTCACAACTCAAGGCAGAAGCGACCCAAATCAGACTGGAATCGTAATTCAATAATCAAGAATTGGCGTCACCGGAAGTGAAAACGTAAAAAAAAGGAGGAAGAAATAATGTCGTATTTCTGCAATGAAACTTGCGGAGCCGTGCCGTTGAGAATAAAATTGGTTTATACCGCGTCCAGTCTAATTTCCTCATaggaaaaattacacaaatggGCTAAAAGTGGGcttattttacaaaaatgctaaggaaaaagagaaaaattgagAAATACCTAACTTATACAACAATAATTAGACAATTACGAGGCTatctttcaaaattgaaaattatcatgtccatcttttatttttcaaaattaacttttctaAATTAGCAAAATACGATATTATTTAACAAGGTAAGTTTCACTTGATAATCAAATCTTCTCTTACAATCtctataaaaatcaaattttaaaattacaattaaaatctTTCAAAAAGCTGAAGAATCCAGATTTTGCTGCCAAAGAAGAAATTCTGCCGACGCACAAATCACCACCAGTTGAACAGATTTGTCTCCGTTTTTTGGAAGCCATCGTTGCCGCTGCCGCTGAGAGAAACACTATTAATGCTGAAGAAAAAAACCAGTGCAGCCATGAGTGAAATACAGAGCCGCCTGGAGatcttgatttaattttatgttgtctGTATGGCTGCCAAAGATTTTAGATCTGAAGATGAATGAAACGATAGTGTTTTGGCTAATGATTCTAATTTTCAAAGGCTCCATAATTGTCATGTACATCTTAAAAAGCATTCTTTCATAGAAAAATGAGTTACTGAGGTGTTTGAAGAAAGCATTGTCGGTAGTGGTCTGATTTTGATATTGCACTcttggtgtttgaagaaatgcctATGAGAATTTGTATTGTTTCTGGTGTTGGTCAACCAATGGTTAATATTGAGTAAACTGTTGGTTAACTTGTTAgtaaacttgaattgtgtattGTGAATATATCGTTAGTAAATTGTTggtaaacttgaattgtgtatttaaaacaaattgtaccttttaaaaaattattaattttacttttaatcgCTAATAAATATATAGTCTATTAACTAGTTATCTAATGGTCGACCGAACGATGACCAATTATATACTGAATTAGTAGATTGTTAATAAACttgaattttgtattttaaacataccttttaaataaattattaattttattttttactccaTTAATGAACTGTGAGTAAAAcactaataaaattatagtcTATTAATTAGTTATCTAATGGTCAACCAATCGATGACCAACTATAAGCTGAATTAAACTAGTTCATTAGTGTTTTAAAAGTAAACCAAAAACTGATCAAATGTTATACATACTAAcaaaatgatttatttattgGTTTACCAATATAATACCAATTGTACAATTaatagtatataaaatatttaatttaataaaatataatacaataaaaaaaacaaaattcatcaACACTTTATTATACCAAACAATAACCAACTATGTGCTAAAAAATTGTGAACTAATTAATTAACACACAATTTAACTAATTGAAGTTCTCATTCTATCTATGATAAAGACGTATAGCTAATAAACTCATAATACATTACAATCTGAACTTAACACTATATTGCAAACTATGGTATAATGGTTAACtagcaacaaaataaattcagcATCAGTTTATAACGATtgtattaatgatatattcaaaataaaatttattacaagttaaccaaaagtttacccaatgttaaccattaATGAAAGTTCTCATTTTATGCTAAAAACATATAgctaacaaaatcaaaatatattacaaTCTGAAATCATACACTGTATTGCAATTATGGTATAATGATTAActagtaacaaaaaaaaattcagcaacagtttactaaccattttattaatgatatacttaaaataaaatttattacaagttaaccaacggtttatctaatattaaccattggttaaccaatatCTAATATATTGCAAACATAAATAGATATTCTCATAAACATTTCTTCAAACAGCAAAAGTGCAGGCTGTGCAACACgaaaaaatcgaaccaccacCACATCACCATCGTCgttcacaaaagaaaaatagaaaatgacCGCAACACCAAAAAATGTATTACAAATTAACTAGCAGTTAACCTAATGTTAACAATTAGTTAACCAACACCTAAAACATTACACATATATAACGTcctattctcataagcattttttTCATCTTGATTCAGTAAAAACTTTGCTGGTAATACACAAAGCACCTgcccaaaaaataattatctacaTTAAATAAACACTAAATTTAACCTTGAAATCAGGACATGCTGTTGCACACTAAGACAAAGTTTAAGTTAGAGTTCAAAACTCAAGAACCCAACAAAACTCAAGACCACCATCagagaaaatttaaatcatttttttcaaaaattaaaattattggttaaccattagtaaaccattggttaaACAAAATCTCCCTTCGCATTGATTTTCAAGTACCAGGTCTTTCTCTGCCACTCGCAGCTACTTT is part of the Mercurialis annua linkage group LG3, ddMerAnnu1.2, whole genome shotgun sequence genome and encodes:
- the LOC126675378 gene encoding uncharacterized protein LOC126675378; translation: MPEITEELEPLFDYRRVQPRDIVILDDDGPDKSPVSYPKRRKTVKNLKSVGKVDDEDDDELQIIEGKKVEEDDWLPPPPISHDFENRLGEDSTIKELRLKKQELETLAKSGVDVLRAVEESVIREYSSSLLVNDASETVAEKSAKPQCERAKIIISIQDKEGTKQFRVYKDDKFERLFKLYADKVKLNIQKLVFSFDGDKVNPIATPDSLDMEDNDIIEVDVKKS